Below is a genomic region from Bacteroidales bacterium.
ACCAGAAGGAAAATTGTTGTTCGCGTTTCGATCCCTGGCTATAAGACGTTATAGAGTAAGGTTCATGTTTTGGTTTGAAAAGAAAAGAAAACGATGTATCAAGACAAACGAAATGTTCAAAATTTTGTAAGAAAGAATCAAATTTTTTAGGCATCCTTTCTACTACATCGGCAAAGTACAAATACTGATACATACTTTCTGCAGGTCCTATTCTGTGATAAAATTCGAGATTGGTGTCTAACCATTGATTAAGCCAATGTTTTATATAATACGTTTGAATAAATAGACCATCATCTTTTTTCTCATGACTCGAAAAAAAAGTAGAATCCGTTTTCTCTTGGGAAAGCAATATCAAGGTGTAGCTCAATAATAAATTTCTCCAAACAAGCTTAAATAATTCCATAAATAACTAATGCATAGAGGTAGAAGTGTAGAATCCTCATCGTTGCCCAGAAAGCAAGAAGGGGAAAAGGATATCGTATAAGGCCCATGGAAATTACAACAAAAGTATATGGAAGCGGTGTAAGAGCTGCAGCTGCAATTAGGTACCCTCCCCATTTTTTAGAATTTTTGACATATCTGTCAAACCTCAATAAAAAATATGTATTAACAGAAGGAATTTTTCGTATCATTCTTCCTATTGCATAGGCCGTTAAAGATGCAAAGTACGATATGAGAGCAAGAACGGTTAAACACAACCAAGGATTTTCTAAACTATTTGTCCAAAAAATAAATAAATCCACTGGCAAAATTGGTAAAGCTGCTTCCAGAATGAAAAAAATCACCATCACCCATCCGAAAGGAACATAGGTAACCATCATATCAAAAAAAGCATCGATGTCGAACAAGCTATTTCCCAAGAGATACAATAAAACCACAATAACAATGAAAATTATCAAAAGTTTAAGAAGAGGTTTTCCAACGTATTTAAAAAAACCTGTTCTTTTCAATTGATGATAAGTAAGGGACCATGATTTAAGAAAATTTCTTTTTTTCTTAGAACCATTGTTTCCGTTGATCTGATTTACCTGCGGTTTCATAAGCTTACTTGTGGTATTTTTTTAAAAATTCCTCTACTTCTGGCACTCCTCCTTGCAAGATGATATAACCATTGTAAGGCTCACGTTCAGTGATTTCATCATTGATTGGTGTGAGCATAAGTTCTTTAACTTTCTCAGGATCATCTGTTTGTCCTAATACCCAACCTAGTTTAATGTAAGCTGTTTCTGGCAGCATGTTCCCTGCAGGAATAATTCCTTTTGCCATTAAATCTCGTCCTGTATCATATACAAACATATGAGCATATCCCCATAAAGTTTGAACAGTCATGAACATATGTACTCCTTTTTTATGAGCCCGTTCAATGGCGGGATACAAAGGTTTATTGACATGACCTAGGCCAGTACCCGCAAAAACTATTCCCCTATAGCCATTTTCCACAAGGCTATCTATGATGTCAGGTTGCATGTTGGGATAATAGTAAACAATGGCTACTTTTTCTTCAAAATAAGGTAAAATTCTAACATCTTTATCTTTACGTCGTTTTTTAAAATTTTCTTTCATAGGGAAAACTCCCTTTCGTGTTACTTTTGCCAAAGGTATATCACCAATGGTTCTAAAAGTAGAACGATAAGATGAATGCATTTTACGCACACGAGTTCCACGATGCAGAAAACCGTATTCGTCAGAAGTGGGGCCAAACATACAGACCATGATTTCAGCTATTTCACCATGTCCTGCGGCTACCATAGCATGAATCAAGTTGAGAGCGGCATCAGAACTAGGTCTGTCGGAACTCCGCTGTGAACCAACTAATACAATCGGCACTGGTGGATTCTGTACCATGAAAGTTAAAGCAGCGGCAGTGTGAGAAAGAGTGTCTGTTCCATGACCAATAACAATACCATCAATGCCTTTTTCAATTTCCTGCCCAATAGCAATAGCTAATTTCTTATATTGCTCTGGTCCCATGTTTTCACTAAATACAGCAAACAATTTTTCGGTGGTCAAGTTACAAATGTCTGCTAGTTCTGGTACTGCTCCATACAATTCACCGGGAGTAAAAGCAGGTATGACAGCACCTGTACGATAATCGAGTCTGGATGCGATGGTGCCCCCTGTGCCAAAAAGCTTAACTTTTGGCAAACCAGGCTTCATCGGAAATTCTTTCTCTGGTATCTTGTAGTGTGCTTTCTTATAACCGACCTCCTCCATGTGAGTAATAGTCTGAATATCAAGACCTATATTGTAGCCTGTTTGGATTTTAAGTACTATATGTAAATCATCGTCGTTTTCAGCTCTTGGCAACACTGTTCCAAAAAACTCCCCTCGGGTTGTTTGAATTTTTGCTTGCCCCCAAACACGAACCTGAAATTTTTTCAGTAATTCCAGTGCCCTACCTTTATAACCTTGAAATAAATCCTCATTCATGACCTAAAATTTCTTTTATAACTGTCTTTGCTAGCAATGTTAACTTCACATTCCCAAGGGCCTGATATCTAATTTGACCTAAAACCCAGTTGACTTTGTCCTCAGCTGATGCTCTCTTGCTAGGATGAAATTTACCGATTAGTATGCGAATTTTTTCCATCAGTTCATCTTGGGAAGTACGTTTAAAACCTATGGTAGTTAGTATGGAATGAAAATCCATCTGAGGATGTTCATACAACACGGGAAGTATTTTATATGCCAATTCCTCATCTATTTTTTCATTTCGAAGGAAAACAAACAACTCTTTTATTTTATGATAATTAAATCCGAAACCTTTCTTATAATGCCCTTCTACGTACTTGAGAAATTGACCCAAAAAATGTCCGATCCATTTGGGTGGAATAGATAACAAGTTACTGATTTCCTCTAACAAAGGGAAAAGATTTTTACTTAAAATGTAAGTAAACAAGTGTTCTCCAATGCCCCATTCTTTCATTTTTTTCATTCTTTCGAAAACATCCTCTGGAAGATCCTTTTTTAAAGATTCAATATAAGCTGAACTCAATGGAATGGGAGCACTATCAGTGTCTGGATACATGCGATCAGGTCCCGGTAGCACACGTTCAAACATGGTAGTGCCGTTAGGGAAACTTTTACGAGTCTCAGGAGGAACACCTTTGAAAGCCAATTTGCAACGTTCTTCGACAGTTTCTAAAGCTGTAGGAATATCATCCTGCGGACCCCATAAAAGTAAAAAACTATCCTGCTCGCCAATTTTTAAAATGCTCTCTAAATAGCGGATTTGTTCAAGCGTCATGGGATGAAATATTTCTTCAGCATGCTGCATATTGGGCTTTTCAATGCAAGCAATGACTTTTAGTCTATCACTTATTTCATCTGCAAACACACGGCCTGGTTGAGTAAAATGACTCAATATTCCTCTAAAGCCAGGCAAGCGAATAGCATGAAACTGAAAACCTTGCTGAGCAAAATGTGCCAAATCAGGAAATAAAGCTGAAATATCGTCGTTTTTTACCTGTACCTCTTCTATTTTCCACAAATCTGGTTGTTGCACAGATTGAAGTAGCTTATTGCGTATGAGCAAAAGCGACCATTGCCTGAAAACTTCATTGTGGGTCAATTCCGGTATCCATTTGGTATGACTTACTCCTTTGATTTCAACTCTTGTTCCACCACGACAGCTTACATTTACATCCTGACGAGAAGCTCCTATCCCTGTTCTAACCAGACCTGAACTTCTGTTTAGAAAACGGATGTAATCACATGCTTCCTTCACTTCATTGGGATTTTTCATGTCGGGGTAAGTCACCGTTTCGATCAATGGCATTCCCAATCGATCGGTTTTGTAAACTCTTACATGACCTATATCAGAGATTTCCCTGCAGCTATCTTCTTCTACACTAAGTTGCATGAGGCGAACCTTACGATTTTTTAATGGAATTTCTCCACCCACCCCTACAATAGCCGTACGTTGAAACCCAGTTGGTATACTTCCATCCAGATATTGTTTACGTGTAATATGTACCTCTCCCACGATATTCATCTTACACATAAGTGCAAGCTTGATTGAAATTTCAAGGGCTTCACGATTAATAGGAAATGGAGGAGTATCATCAATTTCATACGTACAAGTGGTGATATTTTTTATTCGATAAATGATTTCTTTTCTGGTTTTAAACTCCATCAAAGCAGTCCCATCGTATTCACCCAACTCACTGAGGGTAGGTCTCATGTGGCGTATGATTTCAGCATCAAATTCGTCATCATCATGGTAAATACCTGCTGGACAATGACAAAAAAGTTTTTTTGTTGTAAGAAGTTGTTGGTGAACTTCCAGCCCACTCATAAAACCTATTCGATCATAAGTTTCTTGGGTTGCTTCTAAGCGAGATACGTAGCCAGCTTCCTTCAATGTTTTTTCATAATTAGCGCGTGAATCGAAATTTCCTAGCATAAAAAATGTAAAATTTTTTCAAAAGTAACATATTTTTTCATGCTTTTTCATGAGGTTCTAATTTTAAAAAAACAAGCATCTTTGCTATATGAAAAACAAATCATTCTTATTACTTATTTTTATCTTAATAATGATCAATGTTCTATTTGATTGCTCTAAGAAAGAATCAATTCGTCAGGACTCCCCCCCCATAGATGTTAAAATCATTCCACCTGACACAATGGAATTGCTTATGAGAGATATGTACTTAACTGAGTCTTACATCAGGTGGTCTTCAGCCAAAGGAAACAACCCTGCTGATGTTTCCTATTTTTTCTACAAACTTTTGCTTACAAAATATCATCTCGACACCCATCGTGTGAATGCTTCAATAAAATTTTACATTGCCCACGAAGATCAGTGGATAAAGATTCTTACACGTATTATAAATGAAGAATTTTCAGATGTTGAAATAAAACCAGATCAAAATCAACCCTTTTAATCGAAAACCATGATTTTTTCTGTGATGGAAAAATGGTCTCCATAAATCTTCACGAAGAAAGTTCCTGCATTATGCAGTTTCAACGAAATATGGGTTTGGTTAGCCATTGTTTCATAGACTTTTTGAAACAATGAATTATAAAGTTCAATTTTTATTCCTTCATTAATTATTTCAGATGGAATATCCACAAAAAACTCATCGTTGGCAGGATTAGGGTAAACATGTATCTTATCCCGTGCATATTCTTGAAGATCCACAAAGCTGGTGGTATAATAAAAGGAAAAACCATCTGAACGCAAGATATCATCTGACGAAAAGGTTATATAAGCAGCATTACCCCATACCAGGATAGGTTGCGTTGGTATTTCATATCCAGATATTGTTGCTACTAGTTGTGCGTTAGTATTGGTCCCCTGATAGATTTTGATTTCATCGGCATCTTTTTCTGTAGCAAGTTTAGTAAAATGAATGTAGATCAACCCTGCTCCTGGAGGTTGAATGAGCCAAGCACATTGGCTATTGTTTCCATAACGTTCAGATCCGCTACCATCTTCAATAGTATCCGTCAAATTGGTATAAACCTGCATCGAGGGGCAATATATGAAATCGGTTTCAGCAGGTTCTAAACCTACAATTAACCTCTGATCAGAATTAAAATTGATACTTCCAGGATTAAAATTGGAAAGGGAATAATACCCATCGTAAGCTCCTCCCCATCCCCAATTAATATGAAAACGACCAGAAGCATCAATCCCATCAACCACAAAAGCATGGCATCCCCCGTTACCACATCCAGCATAAACAAGAGGCCTACGGGCAAGTAATTCGTTCTGCATGATTTCTGCCCACGTGGCATCGTCAATTCCGTTTCGTTCAATTAATGTGGCATAGTTTGCGTATTTAAAATATGTTTTGAATGCTTCGGCAGCAAGAGACAAACTAGATCCTGAACCAGTCGGCCCGTAATCCATATTGACAGAGACACCACAGTGAAATAACAAAGTTGCTACTGGGATGTTGTTAGTAGTAAGCTGACTTGGCATGCTATCCCAAAGATATGTAGTTGCTCCAAAATTAGCTGAAAGATTTGGATAGAGATATGTGCCATAGATGTGACTTCCTTGTCCCTGCACAGGATATGCATGAAATTTCATAACCTGTCCCATAGCAGTTGCCACGCAACCCGCATAACAATGACCGCATGGGCCATCCACATGTTCCGGACAAAGTTCATTGTAATAACAATCTTGATTCCATTTTGTCGCTAGTAAAGGAGCAACTGCCAGTTTATTTGACTCAAACAACTTCCCATCCCTCAAAAACAAAGACCATGCTTCACGAGCACCATCGCTCGAGCTTTTTCTATTTTTTTCCAACTCTATTTGTTGTTGTACGAAGTTAAAATACCATTTAACGGAAGGAGGCATTACTCCTAAATCAGATTCTTCGCTGTAGGCTACGATGGGATCAAACATCTTATCCTTTGTGGTTACTATAAACCCTTTGCCTATTTTATTCTGAATAAAAACAAGATCCGGGTATTCCTGCTGAAAATTGGTACAAATCTGTGGAATAAACTCTATATTCTTTGCCTTGAAAAATTTCTCTGCGCCTGCCTCAATCTGAAATAGAGAAACATCTTGAGCACTTAATCCAAAAGCAATAAACATAAATAACAAAATAAAAGTTTTCATTTCCCTCACTTTTGCAACAAAATTATCACATTTACATAAATTAGCATCTAAATTCAATTCCATGGGAAAAATAGTTCTTGCTTTTATGTTCATGTGGTTCCTATATGATAACATGATCTCTCAACAGGTTGAAATAACTATCACCAACATTCGCAACTCCAAAGGTGTGATCAGAATCGGGATTTTCAAAGATCAGGAAAGTTTTGACAAGGAAACCCCCTATGATGGCAAAATATTTCCTAAGAAATCCGTTTTAAATGGAAAACTTGTTGTCAAATTTGATTTACCACCTGGTAAATATGGTTTTGCTGTTCTTGATGATGAAAACGAAGATGGAAAGATGAATTACAACTTATTAGGTGTACCCAAAGAAGGGTATGGTTTTTCAGGAAATACCTTTTTTTTAAGCAAACCTTCTTTTTCGGAATTTGCTGTGAACATTCGTAAAGGGCTGAACAAGTTTACCATTGAGATGAACTATGTTTTTTAAAAATATTAAATTTGCTTCCGTTGACGGGATGTGGCGCAGTTGGAAGCGCGCTTCGTTCGGGACGAAGAGGTCGCTGGTTCGAGTCCAGTCATCCCGACATGCCTCTTTAGCTCAGCGGTAGAGCAGCTCACTCGTAATGAGCAGGTCGTGGGTTCGAATCCCATGAGAGGCTCCAAATGCTGCAAAAAAAAATTGAGTACATCGACCTAGGTTTACAGGCCTATCTTACAACTTGGAAGTTTCAAGAAAAACAGCTTCAAAGTTTATTGAAATTAAGAGAAGACCAAAAAAAGCAAGATTTTGCTGGATGGTTCTATGTGGTGGAACATCCCCATGTATATACCCTTGGGAAAAATGGTAAATTAAGCAATCTTTTACTATCTTCTTATGAACTTCAAAAAAAAGGGATAGAGTTTGTTCAGACCAACCGCGGAGGTGATATTACTTACCATGGACCTGGTCAGGTAGTAGGTTATCCTATTTTGGATCTGAAGAAACTATCGATCGGAGCCAAAATGTATGTTTTCATTCTCGAAGAAACCATCATACGTGTACTTTCACATTTTGGCATTAAAAGTGAAAGACTTCATGGAGCGACAGGAGTTTGGCTTGATACTTCTCAACCAACCAAAGCCCGAAAAATATGTGCCATAGGTATTCGTATATCCCACGGTATCACCATGCATGGTTTTGCTTTTAATGTTAACACCGATTTAAATTACTTTTCTTTTATCCATCCTTGTGGCTTAGCTAACATGGGTGTTACCTCTCTCCAAAAAGAACTTCAAGCTCCACAAGACATGACTCAAATAAAACTTATGATTTTTAAGGAATTTAAAAATATATTAGATAATATAGCAGATATCTTTCCACAGATTTAACAAAAACAAAGAAATAAGAAAATTTACTTGAAATTAACAACGAACAAGTTAGATTATGTTAGATTTTGGTTAATTCCACCTTGCCAATATATACGATGCGTTAGACACAAATAAAGTAATGCTTATACTTTTTTGTAAAAAGGCAATTTGACAACTTGAGCCTTTAAAAGTTTTTCACGAATCTTTACGTATATTTCAGATCCTTCTTTAGCAAATGCAACTTGTACATAACCCATCCCAATGTACTTTTGAAGAGTAGGACTTAAAGTACCTGAAGTTACACGTCCAATAGTATTTCCTTCACTATCGCAGATGTCATAACCTTGACGAGGAATGCCACGATCAATGAGTTCAAAACCCACTAATTTTCGTTGAACTCCCTCTGTCTTTTGTTTCCAAAGATAATCTTTATCAATGAAGTTCTTGTGTTCCACGAATTTGGTAATCCAGCCAAGACCTGCTTCGATTGGGGATGTGGTATCGTCAATCTCATGACCATAAAGGCAAAAACCCATTTCAAGGCGAAGGGTGTCGCGGGCACCAAGACCTATAGGAGCAATACCCTCTTCTTTACCAGCTTCAAAAACTGCGTTCCAAATTTTTTCAGCTACATCGTTAGGAAAATAAATTTCGCATCCTCCAGAACCAGTATAACCCGTAGTCGAAAGTAAGACATTTTCCACACCAGCTAGTTCAACATATTTCCAGGTGTAATAGGGCATATCGATGATAGGAGTTGTTGTCAATTTCTGCACAATTCGTAAGGCTAAAGGTCCTTGAATGGCTAGTTGGCTGGTCTCATCCGAAGCATTGATCAGATTTTTCCCGGGTTCAAGATTAAATTTTTTGGCTTGTTCAATAAGCCAATTCCAATCTTTGGTGATATTGGCAGCATTGACCACGAGAAGATAAGTTTCTTGGTCAATCCGATATACTAGTAAATCATCGACAATTCCTCCCTGGCCATTGGGAAGACAAGAATACTGAACTTTGCCATCGTATAAAACCGATACATCGTTGGAAGTAACATATTGAAGAAAATCAAGAGCTTTTTCACCCTTTACCCATATTTCTCCCATGTGAGAAACATCGAAAACTCCAGCTCTTTCGCGAACAATTTGATGTTCTTCAGTGATACTTGTATATTGAATGGGCATGTAAAATCCGGCAAATTCAACCATTTTAGCTCCTAATTTTTCGTGAACATGAGCAAGTGCTGTTTTTTTCATTTTTTTTACAAAAGTATGGATTTTGTTCATTTAGTTTACTTTTGCATATAAAATTCGCTTAAATGTTTTTTTTCAAATCATTTATACCCCGATGGGCATTATTTCTTTTTGATATTTTTATTGTTTTTTTTTCCATAGTCGTAGCTTATCTGAGTAGATTTAACTTCAATATACCTTCACAAGAATATCCATTAATTTACTATAGTGTTGTTCTGATTCTACTGATTCGAGCTTCTATGTTTGCTCTTTTCGGAACTTACCGGTATGTGGTACGTTACACCAGTACTCAAGATGCCTTGCTTATTGGACTTAGTCTTCTAACTGGTTCATTGCTCATGGCTTTACTTAATCTCATTTGGTATTATTTTTTTCACTTCAATTTAATCCCGTATTCCATCATTTTAATTGAATTCAACATCTCGCTAGTTTTTTTACTCGGATATCGTATCGTTCTTAAAATGGCATATTTAGAAAATAAAATCCCTACCAGAGAAAAACAATCAGTATTGATTTTTGGAGCAGGCGAAAGTGGTGTTATTGCTAAAAGAGCCATTGAAAGAGATGCAGGAACAAAATTTAAAATATTTGGTTTTTTAGATGAAGACAAAAAAAAGATTGGAAATAAAATTGAAGGTATTTTGGTATATCCTTTGGAAAAATTAAGCGAAATCCTTTCACATAATGAAATTAAATTCATTATCATTGCTATCCAAGATTTGAAACCAAGCAAAAAAAAATTAATTACAGAAATAGCTCTTCAACATAATACAAAAGTTCTTATCGTTCCTCCTATATCAACATGGATCAATGGAGAATTGTCCTTTAAGCAAATTAAAAAAATTCCCATCGAA
It encodes:
- the gatD gene encoding Glu-tRNA(Gln) amidotransferase subunit GatD, whose product is MNEDLFQGYKGRALELLKKFQVRVWGQAKIQTTRGEFFGTVLPRAENDDDLHIVLKIQTGYNIGLDIQTITHMEEVGYKKAHYKIPEKEFPMKPGLPKVKLFGTGGTIASRLDYRTGAVIPAFTPGELYGAVPELADICNLTTEKLFAVFSENMGPEQYKKLAIAIGQEIEKGIDGIVIGHGTDTLSHTAAALTFMVQNPPVPIVLVGSQRSSDRPSSDAALNLIHAMVAAGHGEIAEIMVCMFGPTSDEYGFLHRGTRVRKMHSSYRSTFRTIGDIPLAKVTRKGVFPMKENFKKRRKDKDVRILPYFEEKVAIVYYYPNMQPDIIDSLVENGYRGIVFAGTGLGHVNKPLYPAIERAHKKGVHMFMTVQTLWGYAHMFVYDTGRDLMAKGIIPAGNMLPETAYIKLGWVLGQTDDPEKVKELMLTPINDEITEREPYNGYIILQGGVPEVEEFLKKYHK
- the gatE gene encoding Glu-tRNA(Gln) amidotransferase subunit GatE → MLGNFDSRANYEKTLKEAGYVSRLEATQETYDRIGFMSGLEVHQQLLTTKKLFCHCPAGIYHDDDEFDAEIIRHMRPTLSELGEYDGTALMEFKTRKEIIYRIKNITTCTYEIDDTPPFPINREALEISIKLALMCKMNIVGEVHITRKQYLDGSIPTGFQRTAIVGVGGEIPLKNRKVRLMQLSVEEDSCREISDIGHVRVYKTDRLGMPLIETVTYPDMKNPNEVKEACDYIRFLNRSSGLVRTGIGASRQDVNVSCRGGTRVEIKGVSHTKWIPELTHNEVFRQWSLLLIRNKLLQSVQQPDLWKIEEVQVKNDDISALFPDLAHFAQQGFQFHAIRLPGFRGILSHFTQPGRVFADEISDRLKVIACIEKPNMQHAEEIFHPMTLEQIRYLESILKIGEQDSFLLLWGPQDDIPTALETVEERCKLAFKGVPPETRKSFPNGTTMFERVLPGPDRMYPDTDSAPIPLSSAYIESLKKDLPEDVFERMKKMKEWGIGEHLFTYILSKNLFPLLEEISNLLSIPPKWIGHFLGQFLKYVEGHYKKGFGFNYHKIKELFVFLRNEKIDEELAYKILPVLYEHPQMDFHSILTTIGFKRTSQDELMEKIRILIGKFHPSKRASAEDKVNWVLGQIRYQALGNVKLTLLAKTVIKEILGHE
- a CDS encoding DUF4296 domain-containing protein, which codes for MKNKSFLLLIFILIMINVLFDCSKKESIRQDSPPIDVKIIPPDTMELLMRDMYLTESYIRWSSAKGNNPADVSYFFYKLLLTKYHLDTHRVNASIKFYIAHEDQWIKILTRIINEEFSDVEIKPDQNQPF
- a CDS encoding C10 family peptidase — protein: MKTFILLFMFIAFGLSAQDVSLFQIEAGAEKFFKAKNIEFIPQICTNFQQEYPDLVFIQNKIGKGFIVTTKDKMFDPIVAYSEESDLGVMPPSVKWYFNFVQQQIELEKNRKSSSDGAREAWSLFLRDGKLFESNKLAVAPLLATKWNQDCYYNELCPEHVDGPCGHCYAGCVATAMGQVMKFHAYPVQGQGSHIYGTYLYPNLSANFGATTYLWDSMPSQLTTNNIPVATLLFHCGVSVNMDYGPTGSGSSLSLAAEAFKTYFKYANYATLIERNGIDDATWAEIMQNELLARRPLVYAGCGNGGCHAFVVDGIDASGRFHINWGWGGAYDGYYSLSNFNPGSINFNSDQRLIVGLEPAETDFIYCPSMQVYTNLTDTIEDGSGSERYGNNSQCAWLIQPPGAGLIYIHFTKLATEKDADEIKIYQGTNTNAQLVATISGYEIPTQPILVWGNAAYITFSSDDILRSDGFSFYYTTSFVDLQEYARDKIHVYPNPANDEFFVDIPSEIINEGIKIELYNSLFQKVYETMANQTHISLKLHNAGTFFVKIYGDHFSITEKIMVFD
- a CDS encoding DUF2141 domain-containing protein; the encoded protein is MGKIVLAFMFMWFLYDNMISQQVEITITNIRNSKGVIRIGIFKDQESFDKETPYDGKIFPKKSVLNGKLVVKFDLPPGKYGFAVLDDENEDGKMNYNLLGVPKEGYGFSGNTFFLSKPSFSEFAVNIRKGLNKFTIEMNYVF
- the lipB gene encoding lipoyl(octanoyl) transferase LipB, which translates into the protein MLQKKIEYIDLGLQAYLTTWKFQEKQLQSLLKLREDQKKQDFAGWFYVVEHPHVYTLGKNGKLSNLLLSSYELQKKGIEFVQTNRGGDITYHGPGQVVGYPILDLKKLSIGAKMYVFILEETIIRVLSHFGIKSERLHGATGVWLDTSQPTKARKICAIGIRISHGITMHGFAFNVNTDLNYFSFIHPCGLANMGVTSLQKELQAPQDMTQIKLMIFKEFKNILDNIADIFPQI
- the gcvT gene encoding glycine cleavage system aminomethyltransferase GcvT; translated protein: MKKTALAHVHEKLGAKMVEFAGFYMPIQYTSITEEHQIVRERAGVFDVSHMGEIWVKGEKALDFLQYVTSNDVSVLYDGKVQYSCLPNGQGGIVDDLLVYRIDQETYLLVVNAANITKDWNWLIEQAKKFNLEPGKNLINASDETSQLAIQGPLALRIVQKLTTTPIIDMPYYTWKYVELAGVENVLLSTTGYTGSGGCEIYFPNDVAEKIWNAVFEAGKEEGIAPIGLGARDTLRLEMGFCLYGHEIDDTTSPIEAGLGWITKFVEHKNFIDKDYLWKQKTEGVQRKLVGFELIDRGIPRQGYDICDSEGNTIGRVTSGTLSPTLQKYIGMGYVQVAFAKEGSEIYVKIREKLLKAQVVKLPFYKKV